Genomic window (Synergistaceae bacterium):
CGCCGGCGTGGCCACGGCGATTCACCTCGGCGGCCCCGGAGCTCTCTTCTGGATGCTCGTGTCCGCGTTCTTCGGCATGGCGACGAAGATGGCGGAGGTCATCCTCGCCGTCCACTTCCGCGAGAAGGACGACATAGGCGACTGGCGCGGAGGCACGATGTACATACTCGAGAAGGGCGCGAACGCCAAGTGGCTCGCCTGGCTCTTCGCCCTATTCGGGTTCCTTGCCTCCTTCGGAATCGGATGCGCTGTTCAGTCCAACTCGGTCGCCGAGGGCTTCGAGATGGGCTTCGGCATCCCCTACCTGTACAGTGGCATAGCGGTCGCCATACTCACGGCGCTCGTGATCATCGGAGGCCTCAAGAGGATCTCCGACGTCACCACCTACCTTGTGCCCTTCATGGCGGTCTTCTACATCATCGGCGCGATAATCGTCGTAGTCACGAAGAGCGACCAGATAGGCCCCGCGTTCGCAAGCGCATTCAACTACGCGATCACCGATCCGATGGCCATGCCGGGAGCGATAGCGGGCTGGACGATAAAGCAAGCCATGGTCAGGGGAGTGGCGAGGGGCGTCTTCTCCAACGAGGCCGGACTTGGCTCCGCCCCGATGGCGCACGCCGCCGCCGTTGTCGATCACCCCTGCCGCCAGGGCCTGTACGGGATATTCGAGGTGTTCGTCGACACCATCGTGGTCTGCACCCTGACCGCCCTTGTGATCATGACCAGCGGAATGCTCACCGGAAGACCGGATCTCTCCGGAGCTCAGCTCACCCTCTCCGGCTTCGAGGTGGTCCTCGGCAACACGGGCACGATCATCCTCTCGATCGGACTGGCCCTGTTCGCCTTCTCGACGATCCTCGGCTGGTACTGGTATTGCGAGACCTGCGGATCCTACATTTTCGGCACGAAGCTCATCCCGGTGCTGAAGATCCTCTGGATCGTTGTCCTGTTCATAGGCGCCACCGGCGGAGTCTTCCTCGGCGACGCGATGGGATTCCTGGAGCATTTGTGGGATATGTCAGACACTCTGAACGGACTGATGGCTGTGCCCAACCTTGTGGCCCTGCTCATAGTCTCGGGAGAGGTTCGCAAGCTCGTGGCGGACTTCGACACCAAGCGCAAGAGCGGAGAGCTCAAGGTCTAAGGATACTCGCATCAAAACAGGTATATCAGAAGGGGCGGCTCGCCGCCCCTTAACTGTGTCTGAAAGGAGAGACGGCAGATGCAGCGGGCGACAAGAATGGAAGTTCACCTGGGCAACCTGAAGACCAACTTTTCGGCCATACGACGGCACGTTGGAGACGGGCCCGAGATATTTGGCGTTGTGAAGGCCAACGGATATGGACACGGCGCCGTCATCGTCTGCAGGGCGCTGGCGGAGGCCGGATGCAGGAGATTCGCCGTGGCCACGCCGGACGAGGGGCTCGGGCTTCGAGAGGCCGGGATCGGCGAGCCGATACTGGTGCTTGGCCCGTCGCCGGAGAAATCCGCCGACGAGTATGTGAGCCATGACATAGCCTCCTCGGTCACCGACCTGCATTTCGCCAGGGCATTGGGCGAGGCGGCCTCACGGCGCGGCAGGCAGGCTGCGGTGCACGTCAAGGTGGACAGCGGCATGGGGCGGATCGGCTTCCTCCCCGAGGATATCCCGTCCGTCCTCGATGAGCTGCTTACGATCCCCGGCCTGAAGATCGAGGGGATGTTCACCCACTTCGCAGTGGCCGACGAGAGCCGCCTCGAGTACACCGACTACCAGTTCTCCGGCCTGACGAGGGCCTTGAAGGCGGCCGAGGAGCGAGGCGTACGGATCCCGATGCGTCACGCCTGCAACAGCGCCGGGCTGCTGGCTTGCCCGGACAAGTTCCTGGACGCGGTTCGGCCGGGGCTGATCCTCTACGGGATGTGGCCGTCGGAGGAATGCCCGAGACCGATCGAGCTGAAGCCGACCTTCGAGGTGAAGACGGAAATAGCGTTCGTCAAGCAGCTCCCGCCGCGCAGCGGGGTCGGCTACGGCCTGCGCTACATGACCCGCGGCCACGAGGAGATCGCCGTTCTGCCCGTCGGTTACGCGGACGGCTACTCCCGGGCCCTATCGATGAAAGTCCCGGTGCTGGTCAAGGGCAGGCGAGTCCCCATGAGGGGCAACATCTGCATGGACCAGACCATGATAGACGTCACCGGCTTGGACGCGAAGGTCGGGGACGAGGTGGTTCTGATCGGCAGGCAGGGCGACGAGGTCATCACCCCGGAGGAGATTGGCGCTGCGAGGAACACGATCAACTACGAGGTCCCCAACGCGTTCCTCAAGAGGGTGCCGAGGGTCTATATCCCCTAAGGAGGCGATGCGTGTGAGTACCAATCTCCCGTTACTGAAGAACTTTCCCGTGGATGTTCTCTCAGGTTCAGCCGTTCGTTCGCTTGAGGCGGCCGCGGCGAAGTGCCGCGCTGAGGCGGTGACGATGGTCGTGCTGCCGAACAGCGGCCACCCGGCGGGGTCTCTCTCCAGCATGGAGATGTACCTCGCGGTCTACGGGGTCGCGGACATCACCCCGGAGAACTGTGATTCTTTCGACCGGGACTACGTCGCAATAAGCCACGGGCATACCTCCCCGGCGGCCTACACAGCCCTCGCGGCCTGGGGCTTTTTCGACCCGATGGATGCGGTGGCCCACTTCAGGCAGTGCGGCTCCCCCTTCCAGGGGCACGTGGAGCGATCGGTCCCGGGCATCGACTGGGGAAGCGGAAACCTGGGCCAGGGACTGTCGGCCGGCGTCGGCTTCGCCCTGGCGCAGAGGGCCCGGGGAAGCGGCAAGAGGACCTACGTTCTGATGGGCGACGGAGGACAGACGAAGGGCCAGAGCGCGGAGGCGCGCAGGATTGCCGCCAAGGAGGGGCTCTCCAACATCACCGCCCTGATCGACTGGAACAACATCCAGATATCCGGCACTCTCGACAAGGTGATGCCGGCAGACATAAAGGCCCTGTGGGCAGCGGACGGCTGGAACGTTCTCGAGTGCGACGGGCACTCCTTCCAGGAGCTCTACGCGGCCCTTAAGGAGGCGGAGTCCTCCCCGACTCTCACCATGATACTGTGCAGGACGGTGATGGGCAAGGGAGTCCCCTTCATGGAGGGCACGCCGGAGTACCACGGCAAGGCCCCGCGGGACGAACTGTACACCAAGGCGATGAGCGATCTCGGCGGCGACCCGGCAATGCTCGAGGACGCGCGTGCCAGGAGGGCGGATCCCCCTCCCGCCGGGCGCAGTGTCACACCTTCGGCGCACCGACTGGACACCGGCGAGCCGCGCACCTACGAGTACGACGCGAAGCCCACCGACAACCGGTCGGCATTCGGCAGGGCGCTGGCGGACATAGGTGAGCTGAACTACAAGAAGGATGGAGCTACCCCGATCCTGGTCTTCGACTGCGACCTGGCGTCTTCCGTCAAGACCTCGGACTTTGCGACCGCCTGCCCCGAGTGGTTCGTCCAGACAGGCATCCAGGAGCACGCCACCGCGACAGCCGCCGGCGCAGCCTCCATAGCAGGAGTTGCCGCCCTTTGGGCCGGGTTCGGGGTGTTCGGACTGTCCGAGACCTATAATCAGCAGAGGCTCAACGACATAAACAAGGCGGACCTGAAGACGGTGCTTACCCATGTGGGGCTGGACGTCGGGGAGGACGGCGCTACCCACCAGGCGATAGACTACGTCGGGCTGCTCAGAAACATGTTCGGGTACAAACTCGTCGTCCCTTGCGATCCGAACCAGACGGACAGGGCGACGCGCTGGGCCCTCGGGGCGCCGGGGTGCGCCTGCCTCGCCATGGGGAGGAGCAGGCTGAAAGTCCTAGTCGACGGAGATGGAATGCCCCTCTTCGCGGGCGACTACTCCTTCGATTACGGTAGGGCCGACCAGTTGCGGAAGGGAGCTGACGGCGCGATATTCGCCCTCGGGGCGATGTCGGGGAGGGCCATGGAAGCCGCTGGGATTCTCATGGAAAAGGGGATCGAAGTGTCGGTCTACGCCGTCTCCTGCCCGTTGGAGACGGACGACGAAGCGCTTAGAGCCGCTGCTGCCACGGGGAGGGTGCTCACCTGCGAGGATCACAATGTGAACAGCGGAATGGGCTCGATCATCGCGGCCAGGATGATGGAGCTGGGGCTGCACCCATCGTTCCGGTCGGTCGGTGTGCACCGATACGGCGATTCCGGCCCGTCAGGGGACGTCATCCGGGCCATGGGGCTGGATCCTCTATCGCTGGCCGCGTGCTTCGAGTCTCTTGCGTGAGGGACGGGCGCCCGGGACGAAAAATGGGTAAATCATGACACGAGAAGGACCGGCGGCAGGAAGGAGGATCCTTCTGCACGTCTGCTGCGCCCCGGACGCCACGGTGCCCTGGGCCGATCTTGAATCCGAGGGGTACGAGGTGCTGCCCTACTGGTACGGGTGCAACATCCACCCGGCCGATGAGGAGGCGAGAAGGCGCGACTCCATGGTCAGGCTCAAGTCCATCATGGGAGGAGAGGCGATAATAGAGGAATACCGTCCCGAGTCGTGGCTTGAGGCGGTAGCCCACCTCGCGGACGAGCCAGAGGGGGGGCGAAGGTGCTCCCTCTGCTTCAGGCTCCAGCTTGATGCGGCGGCCTCGGCGGCCGCAGCCGCGGGGATCGGCATGTTATGCACCACTCTCACGATCAGCCCGCACAAGGACGTCGACGAGATCAACAGGATCGGCACCGAGTGCGCTGCCCGGCACGGGCTTGAATGGCTGCTCCGCGTCTTCCGCAGGAGGGCCGGCTTCCTTCGCTCGGTGGCCCTGTCGAGGGAGTACGGGCTGTACAGGCAGAAATACTGCGGATGCATCCACAGCATTCGCCGGGACGTCGAACTTTCGAAGGAGGAGTGCAGATGACATTCGATCATATAGAGGGCCGTCTCTCGCGGCTCCGGACGCGCATGGCGGAGGAGGGAACTGACGTCATGGTCGTCCTGGCCCACGAGAATTTCAATGGCGAGTCGCTGTCTTACATATCGGGCTTCCGCGGCAGCAGCGGAGCGGCGGTGATTTCGGCCGACGAGGCCCTGCTGGTGACGGATGGTCGCTATTCGCTCCAAGCGGCGGAACAGTCGCCGTTCGAGGTCGTCCACCAGGGCCAGAAGCTACTGCAGGAGAGGACCGCAGAGCTGTTGCGCGAGCGAAAGTGGCGCCGCGGCGGCTACGAGGGGGAGAGGCTTGTCGTGTCCGTCTACAGAGCCCTGGAGGGGTCTCTGAGCCATTGGAATGACTGTTCGAACCTGCTGCCGGAGCTCCGCAGGCGCAAGGACGACGCCGAGGTCGCCGCCATCGCCAAGGCCGCCGAGATAGCCTATTCCGCCTACGAGGAGGCGCTGAAGGAGGTCCGCCCCGGCATGTCCGAGAACGAGTTCAATGCCCTTCTGGAGTACCTGGTAAGAAAGGGTGGCGCCGAGTCGGGCTGGCAGGGCGGCAAGTTCATTGTCGCGTCGGGCGAGAGGGGGGCTCTGCCTCACGGAAGGGCGTCGGACAGGCTATTTCAAAGAGGGGACATGGTGACGGTGGACTTCGGCGCCACGGTCGACGGGTATGTCTCCGACATAACTAGGAACTTCTGCCTCGGTCCGATGCCGGCCAAGGGCCGCGAGATCGAGGCCGCCCTCCTGGAGGCGGCGGATGCCGCGGTGGCCGAGATCCGTCCCGGCGTCGAGGGAAGATACGTGGACTCGGTTGCGCGCGATATACTGGGCGAGAAGGGCTGGGGGAAGTACTTCATTCACAGCCTCGGTCACGGACTGGGGCTGGAGGTGCACGAGACGCCTCGCCTCTCCCCCCTGTCGAAGGACGTCCTCTGTGAGGGGGACGTGGTCACGGTCGAGCCGGGCATCTATATCGACGGGTGGGGCGGCATGAGGATAGAGGACGACTACCTCGTCACCGCTTCGGGCGCAGTGTGCATATCCGGCTGCCGGGGCAGGGAGGCGGTCGAGATACCGGTCTGACATCGCGGCTTGTTTTTTCGCCACTGGCATATATAATAGCCCCGAGATGATCCTGAACCGAAAAGGGGGAACTGTCATGAAGAAGTACGTTTGCACCGTTTGCGGCTACGTCTACGATCCTGCGGAGGGAGATCCGGACAACGGAGTCGCGCCGGGGACGGCCTTTGAAGATGTCCCCGAGGACTGGCTCTGCCCGGTCTGCGCAGTGGCGAAGGATATGTTCGAGCCGGAGGACTAGGCCCGATCGAACGACGAACACGAGGGAGGGGCGATCGCCCCTCCCTCGAACTCTACTCGGAGCGGAGCATCGCCATCGCGGCCCTCTCCAGCTCCTCCCTTCCGAGCGAGCGAGACTCGAGCGTGAGGACGACGTCCGAGTCCACCGCCACGGCGAGCGAGCTTCCAAGGTCGGGGGACGATTCGAAGACGGACCTCATCCCGTCCAGCTCGAAGACCTCGTAGGTGGCGCCGAAGCCTATCGGTCGATCATCCGTCCTCGTCCCGACTGGCGCGCTGACCAGCGGCCCCGCCCCGGGACCGGACATCAGGGTCGCCTCGATCCTCCCTCCGAAGGCGTTCACGTAGGTGCGAGACAACCACTCGCCGAAGTTCCCCGAGGGGGCCTCCAGAGGCACCGCCTTCGTGGGGCCGGCCGAGTAGCCCGCGATCTCCGGAAGCCCTGCCCCCGCATAAGAGGCCCCTCCCCAAAAAATCACGAGAGAGGCGAACAAGGCGGTCAAGCATCGTTCCATCATAATAACTCCCCCTTGTCATGTTCCGAAGCATATTTTACCTCATTTGCCCGCTTTTTCCCTCCGAGGGTATAATGGCTTTGAACAGTCATTCGTCCAAGGAGGTCTTTCCTTGCATAAGTTCTCGATAAAAGTCTACGGGTGTCAGATGAACGTCTACGACGGGGACAAGATAAAAACCGCCCTCGTCGAGCGCGGCTGGATGGAGGCCCCCGAGGAGGAGGCCGATCTGGTCATACTGAATGGGTGCAGCATCCGCGACAAGGCCGAGCAGAAGGTCTGGAGCGACCTGGGCCGCTACGCTGTGCGATGGAACAGGGAGGGCAGGCCGCTCGTGGCGGTCGTCGGATGTGTTGCCCAGAGGGTCGGGCGCAGAATGGCGGTTCGCTTTCCGTGGGTTCGCTTCGTGTCCGGCCCCAGGCATATCGGCGAAGTCCCCGACGCCCTCTCGCGCCTCTTCGAGGTGGAGGGAGCCCCGGTCTTTCTGATGGACGACGACCCGAGTGAGTTCGTCGAGCTGCCCGGCGCGCCGATCGAGAGGGGCAACCGATGGAGGGCGTTCGTGACGATAGCTCACGGCTGCGACAACTTCTGCTCCTACTGCATAGTCCCCTACGTCAGGGGGCGCTTCCTCTCCCGTGCGCCGAGGGAGATAATCGACGAGGTCAAGGCCCTCGTCGCCGACGGGGTCCTCGAGGTCACTCTGCTTGGGCAGAACGTGAACAGCTACGGCAGCGATTTCTCGAACGGCTACAGGTTCTCCTCCCTCCTGCGGGACGTCGCGGAGAGGACGGGAGTGCGCCTGCTGCGCTTCGTCACCTCCCACCCCCGGGATTTCTCTCCCGACATAGTCGACGTCATGGCCGAGCGCTCCGACGTCCTATGCCCCTCGATCAACCTTCCCATTCAGTCGGGCAGCGACAGGATGCTGAAGATGATGAGAAGGGGCTACGATCTCCAGAGCTACAGGGCCGCCGTCGCCTCGATCCGGGAGAGGCTCCCGGACGCAGGGCTGACCACGGACCTGATTATCGGCCATCCGGGCGAGACGGAGGAGGACTTTCAACTGTCGTTGAACGCGCTGGAGGAGTTCCGATTCGACCTGGTGCACTCCGCCGCCTACTCCCCCAGGGAGGGGACATCCGCCGCGGCCAGGGAGGACCAGGTCCCGCACGATGTCAAGATGAGCCGCCTGAACGAGGTAAACGTCCTTCAGGCCAGGATAGCGAGGGAGATAAACAGGGCCCTCATAGGCAGGAGGTTCGAGATACTGCTGGACGACGTCGCCCCCAGGGGGCGAGGGCTGATCCAGGGCCGGACCCCGTCGGACAAGGTCGTGCTGGTGGAGGGCGGGGAGGAGCTGTTGGGGCGCTTCGCCACTGTGGAGATAACGGACGGGGAGAGCTGGCGCTTGAACGGACGCTTGGTATCGATCTCCGGCCGAGGCGGCGTCCCATGAGGGGTGGCGGGATGAAAGAAAAGCTCGGCCGCAACGCGGGGCTGGGCTTCTTCGCCATAGGGGTCGCCTGCTTTCTACTGGCGGGTTTGCTGGTCTACAAATTCTCCGGGAGGTTCGTGGACACTCCGTCCGGTGCGGTCGCCGGTCCTGCTCACACGTTCCGCGACAGATCGGACGTCAGGCAGGACACGGCGCCTGCCGACCCGGCTGCCGGAGGGGGAGCGAGGACGGAGCCTCGCGAGGAGAGCCATTGGGTGCTCTATATCACAGGAGAGGTGAGAAATCCGGGTGTCTACAACCTGCCTCCTGGAAGCAGGGTCTTTCAGCTGGTCGAGGCCGCCGGGGGGATAGGGCCGCAGGCGGACCCGGTGAGGATAAACATGGCGTCGCCACTCGCGGACGGCATGCACATCCATGTTCCCTCGATACGGCCCGGCGGCGGGATAATGGACATCCCCGAGGGGAGCGCTCACTCGCTGATGTCGCTCGCTCCAAGCATGTCCCCCTCGGGCGGGCATGGTGCCATGGTGAACGTGAACTCGGCCTCCGCCGCAGAGCTGCAGACCCTGCCGGGAATCGGCCCGGTGACGGCCAGGGCGATAATTGAGCACAGGGAGAGGGTCGGTCCCTTCCGCTCGCTCGAGTCGCTGATGGACGTCAGCGGCATCGGCCCGAAGAAGCTCGAGGCGATCAGGGGAATGGTCGTCGTCCAATGAGCGGGACGCGCCTGCCGGAGGATCACAGCGAGGTCCCGTTCGTCCCTCGCGAGGGAGTGGCGCGAGCGCCGCTTCTTTTTATCCTCGCGGGGCTGTCGTTTTCTCTTGCCGCGACCAATAGAGGCGTCCCGCCGATCGTTTCGGCTCTGCTAGCTCCTCTGACGGTAATGGGGCTGGCCTTAGTGCTGTCGGAGACCCGTCCGCTTCGCCTGCTGTCGTATGCGTCGGGCGTGGCACTTCTCTCCCTAGCGGCGGCCCTGCTCTGCTGCCTGTCGCTCCTGCGGCCGCCATCCCTGCCCGAGGGAAGGGTCGAGGGAAAGGGCGTCGTCGTATATGAACGCTCGTGGGGCACCCGACGAGCCGTGCTGGTAGACGCCGCCACAGGAAGGTACATGCTCAAGATCAATCCCGACCGGCACGTGTTGGAGGGGGACACCCTCTTGTTCACCGGAACAGCCCGCGCAATCTCCCCGAGAGACGGATCGTCATTCCGAGAGGACTACTACTGGAGCGCGAGGGGCACGAGGATCGAGATAATCCCGGAGAAGGTCTCTAAGAGGTCGGGAGGCCCCTCCCTCCCCCGGTGGAGGACCTCTCTGCGCAGGCGCATGCTGCTGACCCTGCCTCCGCGCACGAGGGGCTATCTGCTCGCGGCGGTGCTCGGCGTCCGGGACCCCGACCTTAACGAAGCTCACAGGCGCTGGGGGACGTCCCACCTCCTGGCAGTGTCCGGTTTTCACGTCGGCCTGGTCGCTCTCGGCGTATGGAGGCTGCTTTCGTCGAGCCGGGCCAGGGCCGCCGTATCGCGACGGTGGGCGGCGTTCGCAGCAAGCCTCGTCCTGTGGGGGTACGCCCTCCTGGCCGGAGGTGCTCCGGGGGCTCTGAGGGCTGCTCTGATGCTTCAGACGGTCCTTCTTAGCGAGGTCTTCGGGCGCAGGGGGAACCCCGTGAACTCCGTCTCCCTGGCGGCGCTGCTTCTGCTCCTGTGGCGACCCGCGTGGTTCTTCGACGTAGGCTGGCGTCTGTCGGTCATCGCAGCCATGATCCTCGCCTCGCTGACCCAGCGAATCATCAACCTGTGGTTGCTTCCCCTGTCGAGCGCACTCGTATGGCTCGCGACCTCCCCCCAGGTCACATCGGTCTTCGGAAGCGTGCCGACGGCAGGGCTGCTGCTGAACCTGGTCGCCCTGCCTCTCTTCTCGGCCCTCTACCCGGTAGCGTTTTTCTTCTCCCTCCCCCTTCTCATTGGCATTCCGGGGGGAAGATCCCCGGCCTTCGCCGCCGAGGGCCTGTTCACCCTGTGGGAGGCCTGCGCCGACTTCATCGCGGGACTCGTGCCCTGGTCCGTCGGGTGGACCCCGGCTCTTGCGATGATCGGGGGCGGGATGTTCGTCCTCGTCCTCGCGGGAGGAGTTCATCCATTTCGCGGGAGGACTGTCGCCGGCGCGGGGATGATTCTGCTGGCCGGGGTGTTCATACTGTGACCGACCGTCGAGGTGGTATAATATTTCGTTGTCCAAAGTCTTATTATCAGGGAGGCGGAGATGCTTCTAGTAATCGACGTCGGCAACACCACCACGGTCATAGGGATCTACGACGGGGAGGAATTGAGATACCACTGGCGGCTTATATCCGAGCGTCACACGTCCGACGAGCTGGGGATATACCTGCTCAACCTGCTGTCCATATCCGGGATGGACCAAAGGGAGATCGACGGCGCGATATTCTCCAGCGTCGTTCCCTCTCTGGACAGCGCCCTGTGCGAGGGGCTGGAGAACTACCTGGGAGTTCGGCCGGTTAAGGTTACCGCGGATCTGGATCTCGGGATCGAGATAGCCTACTCGCCCAGGCACGAGGTCGGCGCGGACAGGCTGGTGAACTCCGTGGCGGGGATAGCCCGCTACGGCGCTCCCCTGATAGTGGTCGACTTCGGCACGGCCATAACCCTGGACATACTGAATGCCGAGGGAGCATATATCGGGGGCGCCATAGCCCCTGGGCTGGTCACTGGCATGGAGGCCCTGTTCGGCAGGACGGCCAAGCTGCCGCAGGTCTCGCTCGTCCCGCCGAAGAGCGTGATAGGCAACAACACCATCGGCTCGATCCAGGCTGGGATAATGTTCGGCAACGCCGGCCTGGTCGATGCGCTGGTCGGGAGGGCCTGGAGCGAGATGGGGACGGAGACGAGGGTGGTCGCCACGGGAGGACACTCGTCCGAGATAGCCTCCCTTTCCCGGACCATCACGGATGTGGACCAGTGGCTTGCGCTCGAGGGCCTGAGAATCATCCACGACAGGAACAGCGATAGGTGACCGTAACCATAGGAGGTCTTCGCCTCTCCAACCCAGTGCTGCTGGCGCCGATGGCCGGGATCACCATACCGCCCTTGCGACGCCTCTTCGCTAGGCTTGGCGCGGGGGCGACCCACACCGAGATGATAAGCTGCGCGGGGCTGTTGGCGGGCGGTGACGGATCCAAAGGCCCCGCGACGAAGACGGAACGGATGCTGTCGGTCATGGAGGGGGAGGCACCGGTGGTGCTTCAACTGTTCGCCGGGGACGAGGAGACTCTCTATCGGGGCGCCTCGCTCGCCCTGGAGGTGAGACCCGGCTTCCCCGCCCTGGGGATCAACATGGCCTGTCCTATGCCCAAGGTTTTGAAGAAGGGGGCCGGCTCCAGGCTTCTCGACAGGCCGGAGACGGCGTTTGGAATGGTGCGGCGGATGGCCGGGTTCGGGATGCCCGTATGGCCGAAGATCCGAAAGTCCCCTCCCT
Coding sequences:
- a CDS encoding transketolase, which encodes MRVSTNLPLLKNFPVDVLSGSAVRSLEAAAAKCRAEAVTMVVLPNSGHPAGSLSSMEMYLAVYGVADITPENCDSFDRDYVAISHGHTSPAAYTALAAWGFFDPMDAVAHFRQCGSPFQGHVERSVPGIDWGSGNLGQGLSAGVGFALAQRARGSGKRTYVLMGDGGQTKGQSAEARRIAAKEGLSNITALIDWNNIQISGTLDKVMPADIKALWAADGWNVLECDGHSFQELYAALKEAESSPTLTMILCRTVMGKGVPFMEGTPEYHGKAPRDELYTKAMSDLGGDPAMLEDARARRADPPPAGRSVTPSAHRLDTGEPRTYEYDAKPTDNRSAFGRALADIGELNYKKDGATPILVFDCDLASSVKTSDFATACPEWFVQTGIQEHATATAAGAASIAGVAALWAGFGVFGLSETYNQQRLNDINKADLKTVLTHVGLDVGEDGATHQAIDYVGLLRNMFGYKLVVPCDPNQTDRATRWALGAPGCACLAMGRSRLKVLVDGDGMPLFAGDYSFDYGRADQLRKGADGAIFALGAMSGRAMEAAGILMEKGIEVSVYAVSCPLETDDEALRAAAATGRVLTCEDHNVNSGMGSIIAARMMELGLHPSFRSVGVHRYGDSGPSGDVIRAMGLDPLSLAACFESLA
- a CDS encoding epoxyqueuosine reductase QueH, whose protein sequence is MTREGPAAGRRILLHVCCAPDATVPWADLESEGYEVLPYWYGCNIHPADEEARRRDSMVRLKSIMGGEAIIEEYRPESWLEAVAHLADEPEGGRRCSLCFRLQLDAAASAAAAAGIGMLCTTLTISPHKDVDEINRIGTECAARHGLEWLLRVFRRRAGFLRSVALSREYGLYRQKYCGCIHSIRRDVELSKEECR
- the miaB gene encoding tRNA (N6-isopentenyl adenosine(37)-C2)-methylthiotransferase MiaB gives rise to the protein MHKFSIKVYGCQMNVYDGDKIKTALVERGWMEAPEEEADLVILNGCSIRDKAEQKVWSDLGRYAVRWNREGRPLVAVVGCVAQRVGRRMAVRFPWVRFVSGPRHIGEVPDALSRLFEVEGAPVFLMDDDPSEFVELPGAPIERGNRWRAFVTIAHGCDNFCSYCIVPYVRGRFLSRAPREIIDEVKALVADGVLEVTLLGQNVNSYGSDFSNGYRFSSLLRDVAERTGVRLLRFVTSHPRDFSPDIVDVMAERSDVLCPSINLPIQSGSDRMLKMMRRGYDLQSYRAAVASIRERLPDAGLTTDLIIGHPGETEEDFQLSLNALEEFRFDLVHSAAYSPREGTSAAAREDQVPHDVKMSRLNEVNVLQARIAREINRALIGRRFEILLDDVAPRGRGLIQGRTPSDKVVLVEGGEELLGRFATVEITDGESWRLNGRLVSISGRGGVP
- the alr gene encoding alanine racemase; translated protein: MQRATRMEVHLGNLKTNFSAIRRHVGDGPEIFGVVKANGYGHGAVIVCRALAEAGCRRFAVATPDEGLGLREAGIGEPILVLGPSPEKSADEYVSHDIASSVTDLHFARALGEAASRRGRQAAVHVKVDSGMGRIGFLPEDIPSVLDELLTIPGLKIEGMFTHFAVADESRLEYTDYQFSGLTRALKAAEERGVRIPMRHACNSAGLLACPDKFLDAVRPGLILYGMWPSEECPRPIELKPTFEVKTEIAFVKQLPPRSGVGYGLRYMTRGHEEIAVLPVGYADGYSRALSMKVPVLVKGRRVPMRGNICMDQTMIDVTGLDAKVGDEVVLIGRQGDEVITPEEIGAARNTINYEVPNAFLKRVPRVYIP
- a CDS encoding ComEC/Rec2 family competence protein gives rise to the protein MSGTRLPEDHSEVPFVPREGVARAPLLFILAGLSFSLAATNRGVPPIVSALLAPLTVMGLALVLSETRPLRLLSYASGVALLSLAAALLCCLSLLRPPSLPEGRVEGKGVVVYERSWGTRRAVLVDAATGRYMLKINPDRHVLEGDTLLFTGTARAISPRDGSSFREDYYWSARGTRIEIIPEKVSKRSGGPSLPRWRTSLRRRMLLTLPPRTRGYLLAAVLGVRDPDLNEAHRRWGTSHLLAVSGFHVGLVALGVWRLLSSSRARAAVSRRWAAFAASLVLWGYALLAGGAPGALRAALMLQTVLLSEVFGRRGNPVNSVSLAALLLLLWRPAWFFDVGWRLSVIAAMILASLTQRIINLWLLPLSSALVWLATSPQVTSVFGSVPTAGLLLNLVALPLFSALYPVAFFFSLPLLIGIPGGRSPAFAAEGLFTLWEACADFIAGLVPWSVGWTPALAMIGGGMFVLVLAGGVHPFRGRTVAGAGMILLAGVFIL
- a CDS encoding type III pantothenate kinase, with product MLLVIDVGNTTTVIGIYDGEELRYHWRLISERHTSDELGIYLLNLLSISGMDQREIDGAIFSSVVPSLDSALCEGLENYLGVRPVKVTADLDLGIEIAYSPRHEVGADRLVNSVAGIARYGAPLIVVDFGTAITLDILNAEGAYIGGAIAPGLVTGMEALFGRTAKLPQVSLVPPKSVIGNNTIGSIQAGIMFGNAGLVDALVGRAWSEMGTETRVVATGGHSSEIASLSRTITDVDQWLALEGLRIIHDRNSDR
- a CDS encoding sodium:alanine symporter family protein, whose product is MEKIMEINSFVNGIVWGPWMLALLVGTGVYLTVILGFPQLRYFFLSFKEIFGNLGKRKEGEGAISSFAALSTAMASTIGTGNIAGVATAIHLGGPGALFWMLVSAFFGMATKMAEVILAVHFREKDDIGDWRGGTMYILEKGANAKWLAWLFALFGFLASFGIGCAVQSNSVAEGFEMGFGIPYLYSGIAVAILTALVIIGGLKRISDVTTYLVPFMAVFYIIGAIIVVVTKSDQIGPAFASAFNYAITDPMAMPGAIAGWTIKQAMVRGVARGVFSNEAGLGSAPMAHAAAVVDHPCRQGLYGIFEVFVDTIVVCTLTALVIMTSGMLTGRPDLSGAQLTLSGFEVVLGNTGTIILSIGLALFAFSTILGWYWYCETCGSYIFGTKLIPVLKILWIVVLFIGATGGVFLGDAMGFLEHLWDMSDTLNGLMAVPNLVALLIVSGEVRKLVADFDTKRKSGELKV
- a CDS encoding M24 family metallopeptidase, whose amino-acid sequence is MTFDHIEGRLSRLRTRMAEEGTDVMVVLAHENFNGESLSYISGFRGSSGAAVISADEALLVTDGRYSLQAAEQSPFEVVHQGQKLLQERTAELLRERKWRRGGYEGERLVVSVYRALEGSLSHWNDCSNLLPELRRRKDDAEVAAIAKAAEIAYSAYEEALKEVRPGMSENEFNALLEYLVRKGGAESGWQGGKFIVASGERGALPHGRASDRLFQRGDMVTVDFGATVDGYVSDITRNFCLGPMPAKGREIEAALLEAADAAVAEIRPGVEGRYVDSVARDILGEKGWGKYFIHSLGHGLGLEVHETPRLSPLSKDVLCEGDVVTVEPGIYIDGWGGMRIEDDYLVTASGAVCISGCRGREAVEIPV
- a CDS encoding rubredoxin, with product MKKYVCTVCGYVYDPAEGDPDNGVAPGTAFEDVPEDWLCPVCAVAKDMFEPED
- a CDS encoding ComEA family DNA-binding protein gives rise to the protein MKEKLGRNAGLGFFAIGVACFLLAGLLVYKFSGRFVDTPSGAVAGPAHTFRDRSDVRQDTAPADPAAGGGARTEPREESHWVLYITGEVRNPGVYNLPPGSRVFQLVEAAGGIGPQADPVRINMASPLADGMHIHVPSIRPGGGIMDIPEGSAHSLMSLAPSMSPSGGHGAMVNVNSASAAELQTLPGIGPVTARAIIEHRERVGPFRSLESLMDVSGIGPKKLEAIRGMVVVQ